From a region of the Methanoculleus receptaculi genome:
- the tnpA gene encoding IS200/IS605 family transposase, whose translation MKYKLDRSAHSVFALYYHLVIVVKYRRKALYSDDIRERLKDIVWNLSDELGIDVVAHEPAEDHYHLLFKATPKTNLVNVVNVIKGVSARRLRQEFPATKNLLEGDSFWSPSYFLATSGQVSLDALKEYVDSQMEK comes from the coding sequence ATGAAGTATAAACTTGATAGGTCAGCGCATTCGGTCTTTGCTCTCTATTATCATCTGGTGATAGTAGTGAAGTATCGCCGGAAAGCGTTATATTCTGACGATATTCGGGAGCGTCTGAAAGATATCGTGTGGAACCTATCGGACGAATTGGGTATAGACGTTGTTGCTCACGAACCTGCGGAAGATCACTATCATCTTCTCTTCAAGGCGACTCCGAAAACCAACCTCGTCAATGTTGTCAACGTGATCAAGGGAGTATCGGCACGGAGACTACGGCAGGAGTTCCCTGCAACGAAGAATTTGCTAGAGGGAGATTCCTTCTGGTCTCCGTCATATTTCCTTGCAACATCAGGACAGGTAAGCCTCGATGCGCTGAAAGAGTATGTTGACTCGCA
- a CDS encoding methyltransferase domain-containing protein yields MKLLFELSGEHPGLPVAELECVGRVLSRRTQVAVAECPDPEATRRLSLTHVVMEYLGECEPTAAAFEGLLRDLGITTTRPFAGRVKTVQGARMDISSLEAERLIGSLITGPVSLRNPVEEYRAIVSGDRCYFGRVIFRIDRGAFEARNPTRRPFFHPGVMMPRIARALVNISLVAPGERLFDPFCGTGGILLEAREVGASILGSDFDPEMIEGCRRNLPCQDVMVADAAAVPIRDSAIDAVVTDLPYGQSVRVRAESMDQLYDGSLAEIRRILRSGRRAVVVTNRDITSIAACYFTILQEHEQRVHKSLTRRILVLS; encoded by the coding sequence ATGAAGCTGCTCTTCGAACTCTCCGGTGAGCACCCTGGTCTGCCGGTCGCGGAGCTCGAGTGCGTGGGCAGGGTGCTCTCCCGGCGGACGCAGGTTGCGGTCGCGGAATGCCCTGACCCGGAGGCTACCAGAAGACTTTCCCTGACGCACGTGGTTATGGAGTATCTCGGCGAGTGCGAACCTACGGCTGCAGCGTTTGAGGGTCTGCTTCGGGACCTTGGCATCACGACCACACGACCGTTTGCCGGCAGGGTGAAGACCGTTCAGGGGGCGCGTATGGACATATCTAGCCTTGAGGCCGAGCGACTGATCGGGAGCCTGATCACCGGGCCGGTCTCGCTGCGCAACCCCGTCGAAGAGTACCGTGCCATCGTCTCCGGTGATCGCTGTTACTTCGGCCGCGTAATTTTCAGGATCGACCGAGGGGCGTTTGAGGCCCGGAACCCCACGCGTCGGCCGTTCTTCCACCCTGGCGTGATGATGCCCCGGATAGCCAGGGCGCTCGTCAATATATCTCTTGTTGCGCCAGGTGAGCGGCTCTTTGACCCTTTCTGCGGCACAGGCGGGATCCTCCTTGAGGCGAGGGAGGTAGGTGCCAGTATACTTGGGAGTGACTTCGACCCCGAGATGATCGAGGGCTGCAGGCGCAACCTCCCTTGCCAGGATGTGATGGTTGCAGATGCCGCGGCAGTCCCCATCCGTGACAGTGCTATCGACGCCGTTGTGACAGATCTACCCTACGGCCAGTCGGTCAGGGTCCGCGCAGAGAGCATGGATCAGTTGTACGACGGGTCGCTTGCGGAGATCCGGCGTATCCTCCGGTCGGGGCGGCGCGCGGTCGTTGTGACGAACCGTGACATAACGTCTATCGCCGCCTGCTATTTCACCATCCTGCAGGAGCACGAGCAGCGGGTGCACAAGAGCCTGACTCGCCGGATCCTGGTGCTCTCCTGA
- the dnaJ gene encoding molecular chaperone DnaJ has translation MGPESYYDILGVSRDADDKEIRKAYRNLARKYHPDVCKEPGAEERFKKINEAYSVLSDPGKRAQYDRMGHEAYSSASRGSYSGGGYSSGFSADFSGFGDIFETFFGGGFAGGGRQNTGPRPGADILVKLRITLEEAVFGTEKEVEVEHIEPCLECDGTGSETKKTVICPTCGGTGQMRQMSQSLFGNFVRMSTCSTCNGRGRVPETRCRTCNGTGHRRARRTVKVRIPPGVDTGMRLRMEGYGDFGDYGAPPGDLYVEITVAPDRAFTRRGDDLETTVDITPAQAALGSEVEVQTIDGRTVSLSVPAGVQHDTRLRIRGEGVRWQTKPGDMLVRVSIVIPERLTDEERELYERLLEVEGRKPSSMKGAKKGRGFFHDVVDRMKETVK, from the coding sequence ATGGGTCCGGAAAGCTACTATGATATCCTCGGTGTTTCACGCGACGCCGACGATAAGGAGATCAGGAAAGCCTACCGGAACCTTGCACGGAAGTATCATCCAGACGTCTGTAAAGAGCCGGGGGCCGAGGAGCGTTTCAAGAAGATCAATGAGGCTTACAGCGTCCTCTCCGACCCCGGGAAACGCGCCCAGTACGACCGTATGGGACATGAGGCCTACAGCAGCGCCTCCCGCGGTTCATACTCCGGTGGTGGATATTCCAGCGGGTTCAGCGCTGACTTCTCCGGGTTCGGGGATATCTTTGAGACTTTCTTCGGCGGCGGGTTTGCAGGCGGGGGGAGACAGAATACTGGCCCGCGGCCGGGTGCGGACATCCTGGTGAAGTTGAGGATCACGCTTGAGGAAGCGGTCTTCGGGACGGAGAAGGAGGTCGAAGTAGAACATATCGAGCCCTGTCTCGAGTGCGATGGAACCGGGAGCGAGACGAAGAAGACGGTCATCTGTCCGACCTGTGGCGGCACCGGCCAGATGCGGCAGATGAGCCAGTCTCTCTTCGGGAACTTCGTACGGATGAGCACATGCAGCACCTGCAATGGCCGGGGGAGGGTCCCGGAGACGCGGTGCAGGACATGCAACGGCACCGGCCACCGGCGTGCCCGGCGGACGGTGAAGGTCCGGATCCCGCCGGGCGTGGATACGGGCATGCGTCTCCGGATGGAGGGCTACGGCGACTTTGGCGACTACGGTGCGCCGCCGGGCGACCTTTACGTGGAGATAACCGTCGCGCCGGACAGGGCGTTCACCCGTCGTGGCGACGACCTGGAGACCACTGTCGATATCACCCCCGCACAGGCGGCGCTGGGCTCCGAGGTGGAGGTGCAGACGATCGACGGCCGCACGGTCAGTCTCAGCGTCCCGGCCGGCGTGCAGCATGATACCCGGCTCAGGATACGCGGGGAGGGTGTGCGCTGGCAGACGAAACCCGGGGATATGCTGGTGCGGGTGAGTATCGTCATCCCCGAACGCCTGACAGACGAGGAGCGGGAGTTGTATGAGCGTCTGCTCGAGGTGGAGGGGCGCAAACCCTCTTCAATGAAGGGCGCAAAGAAGGGCAGGGGCTTTTTCCACGACGTTGTCGACCGGATGAAAGAGACGGTAAAGTGA
- the dnaK gene encoding molecular chaperone DnaK, with translation MVSEKVIGIDLGTTNSCMAIMEGGRPTVIPNAEGGRTTPSVVAFTKDGERLVGSAAKRQAITNPERTIQSIKRRMGTSEKVTIGDRAYTPQEISAMILQKLKVDAEQYLGEKITKAVITVPAYFNDAQRQATKDAGKIAGLEVLRIINEPTASALAYGIDKEEEATVLVYDLGGGTFDVSILQLGDGVFEVKATAGINHLGGDDFDRRIVDYLVEEFRKKEGIDLRKDRVAMQRLRDAAENAKIELSTVQKTNINLPYITTTESGPKFMDIDLTRAKFESLIADLVDSTIGPVKQALADAKLSPEDIDHVLLVGGSTRVPLVQETVRKILNKEPDKGINPDECVALGAAIQAGVLTGETKDVLLLDVTPLSLGIETLGGIATKLIERNTTIPTRKSQIFSTAADGQTSVEIHVVQGERALAKDNFTLGRFQLTGIPPAPRGIPQIEVTFDIDANGIVHVSAKDLGTGNEQSITIKPQDSRPSEAEIQRMMDEARRFEEEDRKKREEIELRNAADTAIFTAERAISDAKETIEAADRDRIESAIADLRKALEGDDTEAIRQKMDALTEAVYAFTTKVYQRAQAGTAAGKDDNVVDADYEVKE, from the coding sequence ATGGTTTCAGAGAAGGTCATTGGCATCGATCTTGGAACAACCAACTCATGCATGGCGATCATGGAAGGCGGTCGGCCGACGGTCATCCCCAACGCGGAAGGCGGCAGGACCACCCCCTCGGTCGTGGCGTTCACAAAAGACGGTGAGAGACTGGTCGGCAGCGCCGCAAAACGGCAGGCGATCACGAACCCCGAACGCACCATCCAGTCGATCAAACGCAGGATGGGTACAAGCGAGAAGGTCACCATCGGGGACAGAGCCTATACCCCGCAGGAGATCTCCGCGATGATCCTCCAGAAGTTGAAGGTGGATGCGGAACAGTACCTGGGTGAAAAGATTACAAAAGCGGTCATCACGGTGCCCGCCTACTTCAACGATGCCCAGCGGCAGGCGACCAAAGACGCAGGGAAGATCGCAGGCCTCGAGGTGCTCCGGATCATCAACGAACCGACCGCAAGCGCTCTTGCTTACGGCATCGATAAGGAAGAAGAGGCCACAGTGCTCGTTTACGATCTGGGTGGCGGCACCTTTGATGTATCTATCCTCCAGCTCGGGGATGGCGTATTTGAGGTCAAGGCGACCGCTGGCATAAACCATCTCGGTGGCGACGACTTTGACAGAAGGATCGTCGATTATCTGGTCGAGGAGTTCCGGAAGAAGGAAGGAATCGATCTCCGAAAAGACCGGGTTGCCATGCAGCGTCTGCGTGATGCGGCCGAGAACGCAAAGATCGAACTCTCAACCGTCCAGAAGACCAACATCAATCTCCCCTACATCACCACCACGGAGAGTGGCCCCAAATTCATGGATATCGATCTCACCCGTGCGAAGTTTGAGAGTCTCATCGCCGACCTGGTGGACTCGACCATAGGACCGGTGAAACAGGCGCTGGCCGATGCCAAACTGAGTCCGGAAGATATCGATCACGTTCTCCTTGTGGGCGGGTCGACCAGGGTTCCGCTGGTCCAGGAGACTGTGAGAAAGATCCTCAACAAGGAGCCTGACAAGGGGATCAACCCTGACGAGTGTGTTGCGCTGGGTGCTGCCATCCAGGCAGGCGTCCTCACGGGGGAGACGAAGGATGTCCTGCTCCTGGATGTGACCCCGCTCTCGCTTGGCATCGAGACGCTTGGCGGCATCGCGACGAAACTGATCGAGCGCAACACCACCATCCCGACGCGGAAAAGCCAGATCTTCTCGACCGCCGCCGATGGGCAGACATCGGTCGAGATCCATGTGGTGCAGGGCGAGCGGGCGCTCGCGAAGGATAACTTTACACTTGGCCGGTTCCAGCTGACAGGGATTCCGCCCGCACCTCGTGGCATCCCGCAGATCGAGGTAACCTTCGATATCGATGCAAACGGTATTGTCCATGTCTCTGCAAAGGACCTCGGTACCGGGAACGAGCAGTCGATCACCATCAAACCGCAGGACTCCCGTCCATCCGAAGCGGAGATCCAGCGGATGATGGACGAGGCCAGGAGGTTTGAGGAGGAGGACCGGAAGAAGCGCGAGGAGATTGAGCTGCGCAATGCCGCTGATACCGCGATCTTCACTGCGGAACGTGCGATCAGTGATGCAAAGGAGACTATCGAGGCTGCTGACAGGGATAGGATAGAGAGTGCGATCGCCGATCTCAGGAAGGCTCTTGAGGGTGACGACACCGAGGCGATCCGGCAGAAGATGGATGCCCTGACCGAAGCAGTATATGCATTCACGACAAAGGTGTATCAGCGTGCGCAGGCGGGGACTGCCGCGGGGAAGGATGACAACGTCGTCGATGCTGATTACGAAGTCAAAGAGTGA
- a CDS encoding nucleotide exchange factor GrpE, with product MKEDTSRRAEEQQPIAEKADAASREREEMQTSYDELKSAYDDLNDRYLRLAADFENYRKRMASERENLTRLAIEDLAVELLEVVDNFERAEKAEAGGLGEGMQQIQKLLMGILERHGIKPIECLNRPFDPECQEAIACVPSEAEEGSVIEEVVRGYCMQDKVIRCAKVVVSKGKEE from the coding sequence ATGAAGGAGGATACATCCAGACGAGCTGAGGAGCAGCAGCCTATTGCAGAAAAGGCAGATGCGGCATCTCGAGAGCGTGAAGAGATGCAAACGTCATATGATGAACTGAAATCTGCATACGATGACCTTAACGACCGGTATCTCCGGCTTGCAGCAGATTTTGAGAACTACCGCAAAAGGATGGCCAGTGAACGTGAAAACCTGACGAGGCTTGCCATCGAGGATCTCGCGGTCGAGTTGCTCGAAGTTGTGGACAACTTTGAGCGGGCGGAGAAAGCCGAGGCTGGCGGTCTTGGAGAGGGTATGCAGCAGATACAAAAACTCCTTATGGGCATCCTGGAACGGCACGGTATCAAGCCTATCGAGTGCCTCAACCGACCTTTTGACCCGGAATGCCAGGAGGCTATCGCCTGCGTCCCGTCGGAGGCGGAGGAGGGCAGTGTGATCGAGGAGGTCGTTCGCGGCTACTGCATGCAGGATAAGGTCATCAGATGCGCAAAAGTTGTAGTGTCTAAAGGAAAGGAGGAATAA
- the purH gene encoding bifunctional phosphoribosylaminoimidazolecarboxamide formyltransferase/IMP cyclohydrolase has translation MKWALLSVWDKTGIVDLAKVLIEHDYRILSSGGTGAALDKAGVPFTDVSTYTGSPEMMDGRVKTLHPKIHGGILGRRGIDDAQMQEHGIEPIDLVVVNLYPFEAMSGKGLPIDKVIEYIDIGGPAMVRAAAKNHRYVAVVVDPADYDKVAEAIRRGGFTAEERLNLAAKAFARTAAYDGAISNYFTGIGQPFPTILTLQHREGRTLRYGENPHQAAAVYGEGGIAGEEPLQGRQMSYNNYLDVHAAVGLLREFNDGCAAVIVKHNNPCGVAIGNGLLETYIAAREVDPVSAYGSIVAVNREVTEDVAREITKTFVEVLIAPSYTTGALEIMKAKENMRVLRLPDPIIHDEIRSIDGGVLVQRTEPYREDWRVVTEREPTAHEMMAMELAWKVCKHTKSNAIIFADEKAVIGIGAGQMNRVESAEIAVRKARKSLAGSAVASDAFLPFPDTLEVAAAAGATALVQPGGSIRDQEVIDAANRLNVAMIFTGVRHFRH, from the coding sequence ATGAAATGGGCACTGCTGTCTGTCTGGGACAAGACAGGCATCGTCGATCTCGCAAAGGTGCTCATCGAGCACGATTATCGTATCCTGAGTTCCGGGGGCACCGGGGCAGCGCTGGATAAGGCGGGGGTCCCATTCACCGATGTATCCACCTATACCGGTTCTCCCGAAATGATGGACGGCAGGGTCAAGACCCTCCATCCAAAGATTCACGGCGGGATCCTGGGACGCCGGGGTATCGACGACGCTCAGATGCAGGAACACGGCATAGAGCCTATCGACCTCGTCGTGGTGAACCTCTATCCCTTCGAGGCTATGAGCGGGAAGGGGCTCCCGATCGATAAGGTGATCGAGTACATCGATATCGGCGGCCCGGCGATGGTGCGGGCGGCGGCAAAGAACCACAGATACGTTGCCGTGGTGGTGGATCCCGCTGATTACGACAAAGTTGCAGAGGCCATCAGGAGAGGCGGATTCACAGCCGAAGAGCGCCTGAACCTCGCTGCAAAGGCGTTTGCCCGAACCGCAGCCTACGATGGCGCGATCTCAAACTACTTCACCGGCATCGGCCAGCCATTCCCGACGATTCTCACTCTCCAACACAGGGAAGGTAGAACGCTGCGTTACGGCGAAAATCCCCATCAGGCGGCAGCGGTCTACGGGGAGGGGGGTATCGCCGGCGAAGAGCCGCTCCAGGGCAGGCAGATGTCCTACAACAACTATCTGGACGTTCATGCAGCGGTCGGGCTGCTCCGGGAGTTTAATGATGGGTGTGCTGCTGTCATAGTCAAGCACAACAACCCCTGTGGTGTGGCTATCGGGAACGGACTCCTTGAGACTTATATCGCCGCACGGGAGGTTGATCCAGTCTCAGCCTATGGTTCGATCGTCGCCGTGAACCGGGAGGTGACGGAGGATGTTGCCCGCGAGATAACAAAGACGTTCGTCGAAGTTCTGATCGCTCCATCCTACACCACTGGCGCGCTTGAGATTATGAAGGCCAAGGAAAATATGCGGGTGCTCCGGCTTCCCGACCCTATCATCCACGATGAGATCCGGAGCATCGATGGCGGCGTCCTGGTCCAGCGCACAGAACCATACCGGGAGGACTGGCGTGTCGTGACGGAGCGGGAACCAACGGCCCATGAGATGATGGCAATGGAACTCGCCTGGAAGGTCTGCAAACACACGAAGAGCAACGCCATCATATTCGCCGACGAGAAAGCGGTCATCGGGATCGGAGCCGGGCAGATGAACCGCGTCGAGTCAGCGGAGATCGCGGTCAGGAAGGCCCGAAAATCCCTTGCGGGATCGGCGGTGGCATCAGATGCATTCCTCCCGTTCCCCGATACGCTGGAGGTTGCAGCGGCGGCAGGGGCGACCGCGCTCGTCCAGCCTGGAGGGTCCATCCGCGACCAGGAGGTCATCGACGCGGCGAACAGGCTCAACGTCGCGATGATCTTCACCGGGGTTCGCCACTTCAGGCACTAA
- a CDS encoding TOBE domain-containing protein has translation MKLSARNQIPGKIKSITEGVVTAEVVIELDGGGDLVSVITRKSVESLGLAVGKRVYAVVKSTEVMVAID, from the coding sequence ATGAAGTTGAGTGCGCGAAACCAGATTCCAGGAAAGATAAAGTCCATCACCGAGGGTGTTGTCACCGCCGAGGTTGTCATCGAACTGGACGGCGGCGGCGACCTAGTCTCGGTCATTACCAGAAAATCCGTCGAGAGCCTTGGGCTTGCCGTCGGCAAGAGAGTATATGCGGTGGTAAAGTCAACTGAGGTCATGGTTGCCATCGACTGA
- the mch gene encoding methenyltetrahydromethanopterin cyclohydrolase: protein MLSVNELALDIFEELFEYAEEFCAVPHELDNGARIVDCGVSTSGGYLAGRRFIEICMGGLGEVDIAMGRIRDVPLPFIEVSTDFPAIACLGAQKAGWTINVNKYFAMGSGPARALSLKPRHTYEVIDYEDEFDYAVICLESDHLPNAGVMEHIADACNVDVANTCAVVAPTASLVGSIQVAGRCVETAVYKLNELGFDAKKITAGIGHAPIAPVKKDGTKAMGSTNDATIYYGSIMLTMKAPEIKDYLEKIPSNKSRGYGKPFYEIFKEADFDFYQIDTSLFSPAEVVINELSEGAVYHVGAVNPEVTLKSFGFL, encoded by the coding sequence ATGCTCAGCGTGAACGAACTTGCACTGGATATTTTTGAGGAACTTTTCGAATACGCCGAGGAGTTCTGTGCCGTCCCGCACGAACTTGACAACGGTGCACGGATAGTCGACTGCGGGGTCAGCACTTCAGGTGGCTACCTGGCAGGGCGAAGGTTTATCGAGATCTGTATGGGCGGGCTCGGTGAGGTTGACATCGCGATGGGCCGGATCAGGGATGTTCCTCTCCCATTCATAGAGGTCAGCACCGATTTCCCGGCGATTGCGTGCCTTGGGGCACAGAAGGCTGGCTGGACGATCAATGTCAACAAGTACTTCGCCATGGGTAGCGGTCCTGCAAGGGCGCTCTCTCTCAAGCCGCGCCACACCTATGAGGTCATTGATTACGAGGATGAGTTCGATTATGCGGTCATCTGTCTTGAGAGCGACCATCTTCCAAACGCCGGCGTGATGGAGCATATCGCCGATGCGTGCAACGTGGATGTGGCCAACACCTGTGCGGTCGTTGCCCCAACGGCATCGCTTGTCGGTTCAATCCAGGTTGCGGGCCGGTGTGTCGAGACGGCGGTCTACAAGTTGAACGAACTCGGGTTCGATGCAAAGAAGATCACCGCGGGTATCGGGCATGCACCGATCGCACCTGTAAAGAAGGATGGCACAAAAGCGATGGGCAGCACCAACGACGCAACGATCTACTATGGCAGCATCATGCTGACGATGAAGGCACCGGAGATCAAGGATTATCTCGAGAAGATCCCGAGCAATAAGTCCAGGGGTTACGGAAAACCGTTCTATGAGATCTTTAAGGAGGCAGACTTCGACTTCTACCAGATCGACACCTCGCTCTTCTCGCCGGCAGAGGTGGTCATAAACGAACTATCTGAGGGTGCTGTCTACCATGTTGGGGCTGTCAACCCCGAGGTTACCCTGAAGTCGTTTGGGTTCCTTTAA
- a CDS encoding ORC1-type DNA replication protein, with protein sequence MKKDLLMWDETLFRDPDVFEIDYVPEQFNFREAQIQELAFQIRPGLRGGRPLNTICRGIPGTGKTTSVKKVFSEIEDATRKLVPVYINCQIDNTRFAIFSQIYRRVTGRSPPSSGTSFKRVFEALAHFLQKEDAVLLVALDDANYLLYEKEINQVLYTLLRSYEAYPHVRIGVIAIVSDMSVSLQNEVDVRVASVFRPTEIYFPPYSAAEVHDILKERVIQGFYPNVLSQKMLDLVVEQTLKSGDLRVGIDLLKRAALNAERDARRSIEEEDICKAYEVSRYLHLAFSLRALKAEERKVLAGIAEMSVREDAEMRTGDVYRFVKERAGVSYTKFYEMIQKFDTMRLLNLHYYRQGRGRTRLISLRYDPERVLEHLGVAQSI encoded by the coding sequence ATGAAGAAGGATCTGCTCATGTGGGACGAGACGCTATTTCGCGATCCCGACGTATTCGAGATCGATTACGTTCCCGAGCAGTTCAACTTCCGTGAAGCGCAGATCCAGGAACTTGCCTTCCAGATCAGACCCGGGCTGCGTGGCGGCAGGCCGCTTAACACCATCTGCCGGGGTATCCCGGGAACAGGGAAGACTACCAGCGTCAAGAAGGTGTTTTCCGAGATCGAGGATGCAACCAGGAAACTCGTTCCCGTATACATCAATTGCCAGATCGACAACACAAGGTTTGCCATCTTCTCACAGATCTACCGCCGCGTCACCGGCCGGTCGCCACCATCCTCTGGAACCTCTTTCAAACGGGTCTTCGAAGCCCTGGCCCATTTCCTGCAGAAGGAGGACGCTGTACTGCTTGTGGCGCTCGATGACGCGAACTACCTTCTCTATGAGAAGGAGATAAACCAGGTCCTATACACCCTCCTGCGCTCGTACGAGGCCTACCCGCATGTTCGGATAGGTGTTATTGCCATAGTCAGCGATATGTCGGTCTCGCTGCAGAATGAGGTCGATGTACGTGTGGCGTCGGTCTTCCGGCCGACTGAGATATACTTCCCTCCCTACTCAGCGGCGGAAGTCCATGATATCCTCAAGGAACGGGTTATTCAGGGATTTTACCCGAACGTCCTCAGCCAGAAGATGCTGGATCTCGTTGTCGAGCAGACCCTCAAGAGCGGCGACCTTCGTGTCGGGATCGATCTACTCAAGCGTGCTGCACTGAACGCCGAGCGGGATGCGCGCAGGTCGATCGAGGAGGAGGATATCTGCAAGGCATACGAGGTTTCCAGGTATCTTCACCTTGCGTTCTCGCTTCGGGCGCTCAAAGCCGAGGAGCGTAAGGTTCTTGCCGGGATCGCGGAGATGTCGGTCCGTGAGGATGCAGAGATGAGAACTGGAGACGTCTACCGCTTCGTAAAGGAGAGGGCTGGCGTCAGTTACACCAAGTTCTACGAGATGATTCAGAAGTTCGATACCATGCGGCTCCTGAACCTTCACTATTATCGTCAGGGACGTGGGCGGACACGGCTGATCAGCCTCCGATACGACCCCGAACGCGTGCTTGAACACCTTGGAGTGGCGCAGTCGATTTAA